The following proteins come from a genomic window of Acidobacteriota bacterium:
- a CDS encoding winged helix-turn-helix transcriptional regulator, with product MSPHSKPPVTARHLIDAAKALGHPARLRILAMLQGRTLCVCQMTSVLQLAPSTVSGHLNELRRSGLVLEDKQGKLVFYRRNASSPFAAVVANALALVAGDEAIVADRAVIDRVRTIPIEVLTRAGLDLETAGIRRPRARAAI from the coding sequence GTGTCCCCACACAGCAAGCCGCCGGTCACCGCGCGCCACCTGATTGACGCGGCCAAGGCGCTTGGGCACCCGGCGCGCCTGCGGATCCTCGCGATGCTGCAGGGGCGCACGCTCTGCGTGTGCCAGATGACGTCCGTCCTCCAGCTCGCCCCCTCCACGGTCTCGGGTCACCTCAACGAGCTGCGGCGCAGCGGGCTCGTGCTCGAGGACAAGCAGGGAAAGCTGGTGTTCTACCGGCGCAACGCCTCGAGCCCCTTTGCCGCCGTTGTCGCGAACGCGCTCGCCCTCGTCGCCGGCGATGAGGCGATCGTCGCCGATCGGGCCGTCATCGACCGCGTCCGCACCATCCCGATCGAGGTGCTGACACGGGCCGGGCTGGACCTCGAAACGGCCGGCATCCGCCGC